One Onychostoma macrolepis isolate SWU-2019 chromosome 15, ASM1243209v1, whole genome shotgun sequence DNA segment encodes these proteins:
- the ift20 gene encoding intraflagellar transport protein 20 homolog — MAKDPLAEAGLHFDELNKLRVLEPDVSQKTIELKEECEEFVDKIGQFQKIVGGLIELVDELAKEAENEKMKAIGARNLLKSVEKQREAQQQQLQALIAEKKMQLERYRIEYEALQKVEAEQNEFIDQFILQK, encoded by the exons ATGGCTAAAGACCCGTTGGCAGAGGCTGGTCTTCATTTTGATGAACTCAATAAACTGCGAGTACTCGAGCCTGATGTGAGTCAGAAAACCATTGAGCTCAAAGAGGAATGTGAGGAATTTGTTGACA aGATCGGTCAGTTTCAGAAAATTGTAGGTGGACTTATTGAACTTGTGGATGAGCTAGCAAAGGaagctgaaaatgaaaaaatgaag GCTATAGGTGCAAGAAATCTGCTGAAATCAGTTGAAAAGCAACGGGAGGCTCAGCAGCAACAGCTTCAGGCTCTGATTGCAGAAAAGAAAATGCAGTTGGAAAG ATATCGAATAGAATATGAAGCTCTTCAAAAAGTCGAAGCAGAGCAGAATGAATTCATCGATCAGTTTATACTGCAGAAATAA
- the rad1 gene encoding cell cycle checkpoint protein RAD1 — protein MPLSTQSQADIDQYILIASLDNARNLSNILKAISSRDHAIFNATQNGLKVTVEDSKCLQANAFIQADIFQEYIIKEDTVGFQVNLTVLLDCLTIFGGSTVPGVCTALRMCYNGYGYPLTLFLEEGGVVTVCKINTQEPEEPIDFDFCSTNVTNKVILQSDSLKEAFSELDMTSEVLQITMSPSHPYFRLSTFGNSGNAHYDYPKDSDMMELFQCTKIQTNRYKMSLLKPSTKALALSCKVSVRTDSRGFLSLQYLVRNDDGQICFVEYYCCPDEEVEEE, from the exons ATGCCTCTGTCCACTCAGTCCCAAGCAGACATTGACCAGTACATTCTGATAGCCAGTTTGGATAACGCAAGGAATCTGTCCAACATCCTGAAAGCCATCTCTTCCAGGGACCATGCCATCTTCAATGCAACACAGAATGGGTTAAAAGTCACTGTTGAGGACTCCAAATGCCTTCAAGCCAATGCATTCATTCAG GCTGACATCTTTCAAGAATACATAATCAAAGAAGATACAGTTGGATTTCAGGTTAACTTGACCGTTCTTCTGGATTGCCTTACTATCTTTGGGGGAAGCACAGTCCCAG GTGTGTGCACCGCCTTGAGAATGTGCTACAATGGCTATGGATATCCACTGACCTTGTTCCTGGAGGAAGGTGGTGTGGTCACCGTATGCAAGATTAATACACAGGAACCGGAAGAGCCCATAGACTTTGACTTTTGCAGCACAAATGTAACCAACAAGGTGATTCTACAGTCAGACAGTCTTAAAGAGGCTTTCTCTGAGCTTGACATGACCAGTGAGGTTCTGCAGATTACCATGTCACCAAGCCATCCTTACTTCAG ATTATCCACATTTGGGAATTCTGGAAACGCACATTATGATTATCCCAAAGACTCAGACATGATGGAGCTCTTCCAGTGTACTAAAATCCAGACCAACAG GTATAAGATGTCCCTGTTGAAACCCTCTACAAAGGCCTTGGCTCTGTCCTGTAAAGTCTCAGTGAGAACCGACAGTCGAGGCTTCCTCTCTCTACAGTATCTTGTGAGGAATGATGACGGTCAGATATGTTTTGTGGAATATTATTGCTGCCCGGATGAAGAAGTAGAAGAAGAATAG